The genome window CCGAGTCGCTCGACTTCGTCGCCGGTGAACTCGAGAAGGGCGCCGGCAACAACCCGACGCCCGCCAAGCAGCAGGCCACTGTGCTCGCGGTGCTCAAGAAGATCCTCAAGGAACACAAGCGGATCGTCTTCGACGGCGACGGCTACAACGAGGCGTGGCACAGGGAGGCCGAGAAGCGCGGCCTGCCGCACATGCGCGACTCGGTCGATGCCTTCCCGGTGCTCAAGGCAAAGAAGACCATCGAGCTCTTCAAGAAGTACGGCGTGCTGACGAAGGCCGAAGTGGAATCGCGTTACCACATCGCGGTCGAGAAGTGGGTCAAGCAGCTCACCATTGAAGCCGAGACGATGATCGCGATGGCGCGCACGATGATCCTCCCCGCCGCACTGCGGCAGCAGACCGAGATCGCCGACGCGGTGACGACGACCGAAGCAGCTGGTGTCGATTGCATCGACAGCGTGAAGGCGCTCGAGCACTTCGTCGGGCTGGTGACCGACGCACGGGCGGCGCTGGTCACGCTCGAGATGGCAGCGGCACACGACGACGAAGATCCGATGAAGCACGCGCAACACATCAAGGCGAAGGTCCGCCCGGCGATGGCTACCCTGCGCACCGCAGTCGACGCGCTCGAGAACCACGTCGCTGATGATCTCTGGCCGATGCCGACCTACCGGAAGCTGCTGTTCTTGAAGTGACCTGGGCGAAGCCCAGGTCATCCCGAGCGCAGCGAGGGATCTCACCCTGAGCAGCCTGCGCTGAGCTTGTCGAAGGGAAGCGAGCCCCCCGGTTTCACCCGGGGGGCTTGCTTGCGTCTACCCCGTTCGTCCAGCGTGCTCGGCTCGAAAATCTCGCGGCGAGCGGCCACACTGCAGCCGGAAGAAGCGCGAGAAATAACTGGCGTCATGAAAGCCGAGTCGAAGCGCGATCTGCTGCGCGGTCAGGTCGCTGTAGCGGAGCAGTCGGCGCGCTTCGACCATTACCCGGTCAGCGATCACCGCCTTGGCGCCGCGGCCGAGGTGGTTGCGGCACAGGGTGTTGAGGTAGCCGGGGCTCACGCCAAGGTGGCGCGAGAATTCGGCAACCTGACGGTGCGTCGCGACATCATGGTGCACCATTTCGAGGAAGCGCGTCACCGTGCTGTTGCTGCCGGCGCTGGCAGCAGTGCCATCGGGGATGATGTGGCGTGCGAGGGTGACCAGGAGGGCGTAAACCTGGGCGCGGAGAAGGTGCGCACTGTCGCGCCGGAGGCGGCGGAGCTCCTGGCGCATCGCGAGCAACTGCTGTTGCCATCGGGTTGCTTCGCTCTTCGAGAGCGCGACCGCGGCGGCGCCGGCCGGTGCGTGGAAGAAGGGGAGCCGATGCAGGAACCCCGAGTCGTTAAAGAACTCTTCGAGGAAGAGCGCGGGAAAGAAGAGGCAGACGCCGTCGAGCGCAGGCACGTCCCACTCCCTGACTTGTCCGGGAGTGGTGCAAAGCAGTGTCCCCGGCTTCACGGGATACTCGAGGCCGTCGAGCGAGAAGGTGCCTCGGCCCTCGGTCACGAGGATGATGTCGTAGAAGGCCAGCTGATGCGGCCCCTGCCGGATGAAGGAAGGCATCTCACGCACTGTGGCGACATCGACAAGCAGTTCCGGCCCGTACTTCGTGGTATGGAACGGAACCGGTGCCGGTATCGTGGCACGTTTGGCGGGGCCAGGGCGGAGGCGAGTCGCGGGCATCTGTCGAAAAGTACCAGAACTCAACGGAATACTCCGAACCTGCTGAAGTCCGAAGGTCGTAAATCCTCCCAGAAGAGGTGCCATTCATTCCACTCCGGGGTCAGCCGATGCGTTTCGGGATTCTCACGCTCCTTCTGGGACTCACGCCCGCCGTGGCCGGAGCTCAGGTCGCCGTCAGCGTCAATATGCGCGATGTGGCTGATGGCTGGCGGCATTTCAACCGGACGCCGGCCGTGGTCAGCGAGAGCGGGCGGTCGCTGCTTCGTTTCGATGAGCGGCCCGGCGGCGGGCTCGCCTGGAATCCGGCGATGCAGTTCCAGGACGGCGAACTCGAGGTTGATCTCAAGGGTCGCGATGTGCTGCAGAAGAGCTTCCTCGGCATCGCCTTCCACATCGCGGCCGATACCTCGTTTGAAGTGGTCTGGTTGCGCCCCTTCAATTTCCAGTCGACCGATTCGGCGCGGCGCGCCCACGCTGTGCAGTACGCCGACTATCCCGACTTCGGTTGGGACGCGCTTCGCAAGCAGCACCCCGGCGCCTTCGAAGCGGCGGTCCCGTCCGACCTCGGGGCCGAGTCGTGGGTGCATCTGCGCGTCGCGATTCACGGTCGCCAGGTCACGGCGTATCTGAACCGGAATCCCAGTCCAGTGCTCTCGATCACCATGCCGGGGAACCGCACGAGAGGCGGCGTTGGCCTCTTCGTCGGCGATCAGTCGCCCGGTGACTTCGCCAACTTCGTTGTTCGGCCGTCACGCTCCGCTTCCGTCACCAGCGACGCGCCGGAGCGCTACGGCTTCGTGGCCACGCTCGGGCGTGACACGGTCTCCGTGGAGAAGGTTGTGCGCACAGGGTCGCGCCTGGTGAGTGACCAGGTCGAGCGCTTCCCGCAGGTCGTCAGCAGACACACGGTGATCGATCTCGCGCCCGATGGCAGTGTGCGTCACCTCGAATCGGATATCCGGCTGCCCAATGCACGGACGCCGAAGTGGCGGGAGCGGCACGTCGTGGCCGATGATGGTCGCGACTCGGTGCGGATCAGCATTCGCAATGGCGAAGGAACCCGGCGCGTCGCGGTCGAGAAGGGCGGCATGCTGACGATGCCATGGTCGGGGCAGCAATACTCCCTCTCGGAACTCTACTTCGCGGCGGCTGCGCGGCTGCCGGGAGATAGTGTCACACTTCGCATCTACTACCTCGATGCGCAGGCCGAGGAGTATCCCTTCCTGCTCAAGGTCAGGCCGGCCGGGACGGTGCGAAAGTTTCCCGGCGGGAGGATGGAGGTGTCGCATCACGACGCGCTCTCCGGCACCGGCGAGGCGATGATGGATGCGCGCGAGCGGATGCTCTCCTACAGCGGCGCGCGCACGACCTTCAAGATGAAGGTGGAGCGATTGGCGAACACGCCCGATGTCGAGACGACGGGTGCGGTGTGGGCGGCAGCAGAAAAAGTGGCCGGCACGCCGTCGGAGATGAGCGTCCGCGATACCGTACGCGGCAGCATCGGCGCGGCAAGTTTTCAGATCGATTACGGCCGGCCGACGGCGCGCGGCCGGGTGCTGGTTGGTGACGTGATTCCCCTCGATCAGGTCTGGCGCACTGGTGCGAACGCCGCGACGCAGTTCACCACGTCGTCGGCGATCTCGCTGGCCGGGCTGGAACTCGCTCCGGGGACCTACACCCTCTGGACGCTCCCGACAGCGAGTGGTGTGCAGCTGATCGTGAACAAGCAGTTCAAGCAGTGGGGAACGCAATACGACTCGACCCGGGACCTCGGGCGGGCGCCGCTCGCGGTGGCGAGCACCGACGCGTCAACCGAGCGTTTCACGCTGTCGGTCGAACCGGCCGACAGCACACATGGCACGCTCGTGCTGATGTGGGGGAAGTTCCGTTGGACCGCCCCGATCGCGGTGCGTTGAGGGTTCAGCGATCGGTGATGCTGAGTGCCTGAAGCGCCCGCGTCTGAAGCGCGGCCGCGATCGCAGGCCACTGATCGCGCTTCCGGCCGCCGTCGCGCAGGTCGGCCGAGATGATGCCGGGGAGGGTGAGGTCTTCGGTGTAGATCACCATCACCTCGCGACGCTTGTCGGCGTCGGGCACCCAGACGAGGCGCTGCATCAGCACATCGCGAGAGAAGGTCAGCCCCTTTGCGCGGAGAAAGCTTCGCATTCGTGCGCCATCGGACTCGGGGCGTGGCTCGGAGTCGGCCGCTGCCGTGATGGTGGCATAGGCGTCGACGCGCAGGTCGCGCCCCCAGCCACGGATCAGCGGTGACGTCTCATAGCCGTACTTGCCGGTGGAGTTTGCGCGCATCGACTCGAACTGGATCCAGATCAGTCGCTTGATGTGCCCGCCTTCCGACTCGACGAAGAAATGCTGTTCGGCATCGGCGATCCCGTACAGGATGAAGCTCTGCGTGCCGACGTAGTGGAACGGTGCGGTGGCCGTGATGTTGATGGCGGGTTCGCGTAGCGAACTCAGGGTCTGACCCGTGACGGTGCGCTGCGCGCTCGCGGCCGGGGTGGAGCAGAGGACGAGGCCGATCAGCAAGGTGATCGAGTGACGACGCATGCGGGCTACTCCTGGGCAGGTAGTGACGTTTCTGATGGGGGGACGTTCTCAGTCGCTGGATGGTTGCAGCGCGGGGGAGCGCTTCGCTGGTTCTATCCGATCCTCCTCCGCGGTACGAGTTTGCGCTGGACGTCGATACTACTTCCCCGGACCGGTACCAGATGAAGCAGTCGCTCCTCCTGCTGTCCCTCGCCCTCGCCCTCGTCCTCGCCCTCGCCGCTCGACTCTCGGCCCAGCAAAATTCATCGGTGGTCTCGACTCCACACGCGCTGCCGAGCGGCGGGACAACCGCAGGGCCGGCGTTGCGCGCCTTTCGTGATGGCGAGCTGGTCGTCAGTGTCCAGGCACTTCCCGGGATGCCGATCTCCTATGTCTCAGACTGGGTGACTGGCCGACTCGGCGCGATGATGCCGGTGGCAGGTGACACGTTTCAACTCACCTTCATCGACAACGGGTCTCGGCAGCCTTCGCCGGAGTACCTCTGGTTTACAACTGATCGTACGGGAAGTTCTGCGTTGATGATCCGTGAGGCAGGGCAGGCGGATCGACTGCTGCCTGAGATCCCACTGGTGACCGAGGAGGTGACCTGGCGACACGGCGATGTCACCCTGACGGGGTTGCTGGTTTCGCCGAAAGGGACAAGTCCACGGCCCGCGGTCGTCTTTCTGCACGGGTCGGGCGACGCCACGCGGGGGACCTTTCCCAGCTACGCAGGTCTCTTTGCCAGTCGCGGCATTGCATCGCTCTCCTACGACAAGCGCGGCACGGGCGGGTCGACGGGTAACTGGCAGACCTCCACCCTTGAAGAGCTGGCCGGCGATGCCCGTGAAGGGATCGCGTTGCTGCGTACTCGATCAAATATTGATCCTGCCAGAATTGGAACCTTGGGCACGAGTCAGGGACCATGGCTTTCGGCACTGTTGCTCGCCGCCGATCCGACTCTGGCGTTCTCGATCGCGACGAGTGGAGGAGGGGTCTCCGGAGGCGACCAGGAGATATATCGTCGCGTTCGGCTGGTGGCGGATTCCGGATTCCCGCCCGCCGAAGTGGCGGGAGCCAAGGAGTACATCACGGCCTACTTTGAATACCTCAAGAGTGGCGGGAGTGATTCCGTTCGCTTTCGGCCGATATTCCAACGTTACGCCAACGCGGGGTGGCTGGGCTTGATCTCGCCGGTGAAAGACCCCACCGTCGGGGACTGGCCGCCCGCGCGCAAGGTCTTCGCGAAGGATCTTGCCCTGCCGCTTCCCGAACTGTATGCGAAGATCCACCAACCGATGCTGGCCCTCTATGGCAACGACGACAAGGCGGTGCCGACGTCGGTGGCGATCGAGCATCTGCAGCGGGAGCTCCCGGGTGGGACGACTGGCCAACTCACCACCAAGATGCTCACGGAGGCCAACCACCAGTTTCTACTTCCAGCGACTGCGGGTGACATTCCTCGCCTCCACCCTGCCTATATCAGGACAATCATCACTTGGCTGACCCAGGTGGTTGACCCGGCGCGTCCGACTCGGTGACCGCGCGCGTCTGCGCCCGCAATCGTGCCGGAGTCACGCCGAGCCGTTGTCGGAGGAGGCGTGTCATGTGGCTCTGGTCGGCGAAGCCGCTGGTATAGGCAATCGCGGCGAGTGGTGCGTCCGATTCGATCAACTGACGGCGGGCATACTCGAGTTGAACCCGCTGGCGATACTCGCCGACCGAGCATCCAAAATGGGTCCGGAAACCCCGAGCCACTTGCATTGGGTGGCGGTCAGCGAGTTGCGACAGCGCCTTGAGCGAGGGTGTCTCCGGCAAGGAGGCATGCAGAGCGTCGCGCACGAGCGCGAGCCATGGCGGACGTGCCTCGCCTCGCCGACCGCCGGTCCTCGTCGCCTGGGTGAAGAGCTCCAGGGTGAGCGATTCAAGAGTCAGCGTGGAGGCGTGTGGGCCCTGCGCCAGCTCGCGCTGGAGGCTTCGCGCGAGCGGCACGACGAGCGTCCCCGCGAGATAGGCGCGGTCCCGCACCTTCGGGAGTTCGACCGCCCCGGGCTCGACCAGCAGGCAGGTCAGCCCGGTCGATCCGATGCGCAGGCGATGGGTATCTCCCGCCGGTGAGAGTCGCCACGACATCGGACCGCACCACTCGGCGCCCCGACGATGCTCCTCCGCGAACCCACCAGCCAGGACGATGCAGAGGTGGTCACGCTCGTGGTCGTGGGGCGGGACGCGAGTGTCGGCAGCAACCGACATCTCGAAGAGGGCGACCGGCCGACTTCGTCGTTCGATGAGGGAGAGCATTGCCGGGTCCTGGTCTGACATCTGACTCGCCTCACGGGTGGTGTGCCGACTCCCGCCGTTCGACGCGGCAGCGCCCCAGAGGGTTGCCAGGGCGCTGGAACGCTGCTAGTGTATTAGTGTACTAATACACAGAGGCGCCAATGTCCCGCTTTCCCAGAATCGATGCTCGTGATCCACGGCCGATCTATCAGCAGATTGTCGACTCCTTCGGGCAGGCGCTGACGGCGGGTCGACTGGTCGCTGGCGACCAACTGCCTTCGGTCCGCGAGCTGGCAGTCGACCTGCGGGTCAATCCCAACACGGTGCATCACGCCTATCGCGAGCTGGAGCGCGAGGGATTGATCGAAGTTCGCCGGGGCCAGGGCACCTTCATCGCGCACGATGCGAGCGCAGCGGTCCATCCTTCCGTCAGGCGCGAACTGGCGTCCGCGGCTGCGCGCGCGGCCGCGGGCGCCGGCCTTTCCGTGCACGACCTGATTGCCGAGCTCGAAGCACTCACCGGGACCGTGCGGCGTGGCAGATTGCCGCGACGCGGTGCAGCGTGACCGTGCGCACCGAGTCGATTGGCGAGGCAGCGTTCGAGGCGATGGCGGCTGATCGGAGCTACGGCAAGCAGTTCGCCTTGCGACAGCTGGACCTGACGGTGCCCAACGGCGCGTTTCTCCTCCTCGTCGGCGCCAACGGCGCCGGGAAAACGACGCTTCTCCAACTCTGGCTCGATCTGCTCGCACCAACCGGCGGAGCCGTCCGGGCATTCGGACTCGATCCCGCGCGACATGGCGGTGTGGTGCGCGCCCAGATCGGGTATGTCCCGGAGACGGGCGAGTGGCCATTCGGTGCGATGCGTCTCGGTCAAGTGCTGGCACAGCATGCAGCCTACCGAACCACGTGGGACACGGCCTACGCCGAGCGGCTTTGTCAGGCGCTTGATCTGAGACTCGATCGTCGAGTGCGAGCGCTCTCGAAAGGTGAATTTCGCCGGGCTCAACTGGTCTGCGCGCTGGCCCATCGACCACGCGCACTGATTCTCGACGAACCCACTGACGGACTGGACCCCCTGATCCGGTCGCGCGTCCAGGAACTTCTCGCGGGACATCTCGCCGATTCACCGGCCACCGTCATTGTTTCCACACATCAGGTGCACGAGATGAATACCCTGGCCGACCGTGTGGCCGTCTTGCACCGTGGTCAACTGGTCGAGGCGATGACGACGGAGGAATTGCACGCGACCGTGCGACAGATACTCTTCGTTCGCTCCGGAGGGCCACCGCCACTGGCGGGCGCGCCGATCCGCATCGTGCGGCAGGAGAGCCGTGCGAGTGAACACCGCTGGACGGTGGTGGGCGACGTCTCGGAGGCGATCGCCTGGCTCCGGACCACTGGTGCCGAGGTCGTGGAGGAGCGAGCGATGGACTTTGAGGAAGCCGCTGTGGTGCTGCTGGCGGCGTCTGCCGCCACGGAGGCCGCGTGACGACACCTCGAGTGGCGACGACCGCCGAACTCGCGATGGTCCCTTCGCGCCGCCGGATCCTGCGACAGCAACTCGAATCGATTCTCGGCCGCATCGGACTGGCGACGATCGCGGCAGTGGTGGTGGTTGCCGCATTGATCGGCGTGCTGAACTCAACCGACGTGATTGTCAGGAACGACGGGGCGATCGGCTGGGCGCTGCTTCCCTACTTCGCCATCGCACAGGGAATTGCCCTCGTCGTCGCGCTGCTCTTCCCCGGCGTGGTATGGCAGGGCCTGCCGCCGGATCGGCGTGTCGCGCTCCACGCTCTTCCGGTCAATCGCGATCAGCACGAATTGTTGCGCGTTGGCGCGGGTGCCTTGATCGTGGCAGCCGCCACATTCGTGTTGTTCGGAATCGCGTTGCTGCTCCAGGTCCGGTTGCTTCCTCCCTCGGTACCGTTGCCGACGCCCGGTGCCTTCCTGCTCGCGGGGGGCTCGCTCACGGTAACCTATTTTCTGGCGAGTCTGGCGGGGCTGCTCACCCGAAGTGCGATCGGCAATGTGGCGCGCGTGCTGATTTACGGATTCTTCGCCGGAATGCTCGCCGCACTCCTCAGTCAGCGCCTCGCCTGGGTGGCCGCCACCTTCGAATGGGTGTCGAATCACATCATCGGTGGCCGCTGGGGGATCGGATCTGCCGTGCTCGCCGGGTTGGACGCCTTCAAACATCGCGAGACCCACCCAACGGCCGTCGTGCTATGGCTGCTTCTCGCGACCCTGCTGACGGGTCAGGCGGTCGGGCGCTTACCGCGGCAGGGCAGAGGGTGATCGCAGGGGACACTCAGCAGCAGCGGCTCGCCCCCTCGCGATAGCGCCCCTGCAGGAAGGCGTCGAAATACTCCCGCTCACTGGGGACGGGACAGCCGGGGTGCGCGATCCGCAGATGCTCGAGGTGCGCGGCGTAGTCAGGCATCCCGAACACGCGGCGCACCGTTGCAAGGAGAAGGGAGAAGCGAGAAGGGAGAAGGGAGGGGCTCACTGTGCAATCTCGATCATCGCTCCTGCCTGTGCGTTCCCTTCTCCCTTCCCCTTTCTCCCTTCTCCAGCAAGCCATGCTCGCATC of Gemmatimonadota bacterium contains these proteins:
- a CDS encoding alpha/beta hydrolase codes for the protein MKQSLLLLSLALALVLALAARLSAQQNSSVVSTPHALPSGGTTAGPALRAFRDGELVVSVQALPGMPISYVSDWVTGRLGAMMPVAGDTFQLTFIDNGSRQPSPEYLWFTTDRTGSSALMIREAGQADRLLPEIPLVTEEVTWRHGDVTLTGLLVSPKGTSPRPAVVFLHGSGDATRGTFPSYAGLFASRGIASLSYDKRGTGGSTGNWQTSTLEELAGDAREGIALLRTRSNIDPARIGTLGTSQGPWLSALLLAADPTLAFSIATSGGGVSGGDQEIYRRVRLVADSGFPPAEVAGAKEYITAYFEYLKSGGSDSVRFRPIFQRYANAGWLGLISPVKDPTVGDWPPARKVFAKDLALPLPELYAKIHQPMLALYGNDDKAVPTSVAIEHLQRELPGGTTGQLTTKMLTEANHQFLLPATAGDIPRLHPAYIRTIITWLTQVVDPARPTR
- a CDS encoding YbdD/YjiX family protein — protein: MSPSLLPSRFSLLLATVRRVFGMPDYAAHLEHLRIAHPGCPVPSEREYFDAFLQGRYREGASRCC
- a CDS encoding GntR family transcriptional regulator — protein: MSRFPRIDARDPRPIYQQIVDSFGQALTAGRLVAGDQLPSVRELAVDLRVNPNTVHHAYRELEREGLIEVRRGQGTFIAHDASAAVHPSVRRELASAAARAAAGAGLSVHDLIAELEALTGTVRRGRLPRRGAA
- a CDS encoding DUF2911 domain-containing protein, producing MRFGILTLLLGLTPAVAGAQVAVSVNMRDVADGWRHFNRTPAVVSESGRSLLRFDERPGGGLAWNPAMQFQDGELEVDLKGRDVLQKSFLGIAFHIAADTSFEVVWLRPFNFQSTDSARRAHAVQYADYPDFGWDALRKQHPGAFEAAVPSDLGAESWVHLRVAIHGRQVTAYLNRNPSPVLSITMPGNRTRGGVGLFVGDQSPGDFANFVVRPSRSASVTSDAPERYGFVATLGRDTVSVEKVVRTGSRLVSDQVERFPQVVSRHTVIDLAPDGSVRHLESDIRLPNARTPKWRERHVVADDGRDSVRISIRNGEGTRRVAVEKGGMLTMPWSGQQYSLSELYFAAAARLPGDSVTLRIYYLDAQAEEYPFLLKVRPAGTVRKFPGGRMEVSHHDALSGTGEAMMDARERMLSYSGARTTFKMKVERLANTPDVETTGAVWAAAEKVAGTPSEMSVRDTVRGSIGAASFQIDYGRPTARGRVLVGDVIPLDQVWRTGANAATQFTTSSAISLAGLELAPGTYTLWTLPTASGVQLIVNKQFKQWGTQYDSTRDLGRAPLAVASTDASTERFTLSVEPADSTHGTLVLMWGKFRWTAPIAVR
- a CDS encoding ABC transporter ATP-binding protein, giving the protein MTVRTESIGEAAFEAMAADRSYGKQFALRQLDLTVPNGAFLLLVGANGAGKTTLLQLWLDLLAPTGGAVRAFGLDPARHGGVVRAQIGYVPETGEWPFGAMRLGQVLAQHAAYRTTWDTAYAERLCQALDLRLDRRVRALSKGEFRRAQLVCALAHRPRALILDEPTDGLDPLIRSRVQELLAGHLADSPATVIVSTHQVHEMNTLADRVAVLHRGQLVEAMTTEELHATVRQILFVRSGGPPPLAGAPIRIVRQESRASEHRWTVVGDVSEAIAWLRTTGAEVVEERAMDFEEAAVVLLAASAATEAA
- a CDS encoding AraC family transcriptional regulator, with the translated sequence MSDQDPAMLSLIERRSRPVALFEMSVAADTRVPPHDHERDHLCIVLAGGFAEEHRRGAEWCGPMSWRLSPAGDTHRLRIGSTGLTCLLVEPGAVELPKVRDRAYLAGTLVVPLARSLQRELAQGPHASTLTLESLTLELFTQATRTGGRRGEARPPWLALVRDALHASLPETPSLKALSQLADRHPMQVARGFRTHFGCSVGEYRQRVQLEYARRQLIESDAPLAAIAYTSGFADQSHMTRLLRQRLGVTPARLRAQTRAVTESDAPGQPPGSAK
- a CDS encoding helix-turn-helix domain-containing protein — protein: MPATRLRPGPAKRATIPAPVPFHTTKYGPELLVDVATVREMPSFIRQGPHQLAFYDIILVTEGRGTFSLDGLEYPVKPGTLLCTTPGQVREWDVPALDGVCLFFPALFLEEFFNDSGFLHRLPFFHAPAGAAAVALSKSEATRWQQQLLAMRQELRRLRRDSAHLLRAQVYALLVTLARHIIPDGTAASAGSNSTVTRFLEMVHHDVATHRQVAEFSRHLGVSPGYLNTLCRNHLGRGAKAVIADRVMVEARRLLRYSDLTAQQIALRLGFHDASYFSRFFRLQCGRSPRDFRAEHAGRTG